One window of the Tachypleus tridentatus isolate NWPU-2018 chromosome 10, ASM421037v1, whole genome shotgun sequence genome contains the following:
- the LOC143230248 gene encoding uncharacterized protein LOC143230248 isoform X2: MSATLNKKSTPDVSKVRCQKCLEYGHWTYQCTGKRKYLHRPSRTLQLKKRLKKEDEQKTVGLLSDDESDDSSPSSSSTSSSSESSSESSNESSSEDTSSSSSSSSESSSSSSSSSSDNSTSSTSTASVRAKVVREKRTKNPKKKKKHHG, encoded by the exons ATGTCTGCGACCTtgaataagaaaag tacCCCTGATGTCTCTAAAGTTCGATGTCAGAAATGTTTGGAATATGGACACTGGACATACCAATGTACTGGGAAGAGAAAGTATCTTCACAGACCATCAAGAACATTGCAATTGAAGAAAAGGCTTAAAAAGGAGGATGAACAAAAAACAGTTGGTTTact ATCTGATGATGAAAGTGATGACAGCTCACCTTCCTCTTCATCGACCTCATCATCTAGTGAAAGTTCCTCAGAGTCTTCAAATGAATCTTCCAGTGAAGATACAAGTTCATCGTCATCGTCGTCATCAGAAAGCTCTTCTAGCAGTTCTAGCTCTTCATCTGACAATTCTACTTCATCCACATCCACAGCTAGTGTTAGAGCAAAGGTTGTTAGGGAAAAGAGAACTAAAAACcccaaaaagaagaaaaaacaccaTGGTTAA
- the LOC143230248 gene encoding uncharacterized protein LOC143230248 isoform X1 produces MFLAVRILLLLYEKEFKIICTPDVSKVRCQKCLEYGHWTYQCTGKRKYLHRPSRTLQLKKRLKKEDEQKTVGLLSDDESDDSSPSSSSTSSSSESSSESSNESSSEDTSSSSSSSSESSSSSSSSSSDNSTSSTSTASVRAKVVREKRTKNPKKKKKHHG; encoded by the exons ATGTTTCTGGCTGTAAGGATATTGTTGCTGCTTTATGAAAAAGAATTTAAGATAATTTG tacCCCTGATGTCTCTAAAGTTCGATGTCAGAAATGTTTGGAATATGGACACTGGACATACCAATGTACTGGGAAGAGAAAGTATCTTCACAGACCATCAAGAACATTGCAATTGAAGAAAAGGCTTAAAAAGGAGGATGAACAAAAAACAGTTGGTTTact ATCTGATGATGAAAGTGATGACAGCTCACCTTCCTCTTCATCGACCTCATCATCTAGTGAAAGTTCCTCAGAGTCTTCAAATGAATCTTCCAGTGAAGATACAAGTTCATCGTCATCGTCGTCATCAGAAAGCTCTTCTAGCAGTTCTAGCTCTTCATCTGACAATTCTACTTCATCCACATCCACAGCTAGTGTTAGAGCAAAGGTTGTTAGGGAAAAGAGAACTAAAAACcccaaaaagaagaaaaaacaccaTGGTTAA